A single region of the Scyliorhinus canicula unplaced genomic scaffold, sScyCan1.1, whole genome shotgun sequence genome encodes:
- the LOC119960911 gene encoding zinc finger protein 70-like, with translation MEGESSIHSAGNLYTSSACGPGFNHSTNMGRHTCDRKREGLSGQCGGVGEGLSCHPSDQDIYRYSHTGTRPFTCPECDKGFTRFSNMLRHQQVHTGEKPFNCSQCGKRFTQSSHLLTHQRVHTGERPFTCSVCEKIFTESSALLRHQRVHTGERPFTCSVCGKEFTESSILLRHQRVHTGERPFTCSVCGKGFTQSSNLVRHQRVHK, from the coding sequence ATGGAAGGGGAGAGCAGCATTCACAGCGCAGGCAATCTGTACACGTCTTCAGCGTGTGGACCTGGATTTAACCATTCGACCAATATGGGACGGCACACGTGTGACCGGAAAAGGGAAGGTCTGTCTGGAcaatgtgggggtgttggggagggattgAGTTGTCATCCCTCTGATCAGGATATTTATCGATACAGTCACACCGGgacaaggccattcacctgcccagaGTGTGACAAGGGATTCACTCGATTTTCAAATATGTTGcgacaccagcaggttcacaccggggagaaacccTTCAATTGTTCCCAGTGCGGAAagcgattcactcagtcatcccacttgCTGACACATCAACGAgtccacactggagagagaccattcacctgctcagtttGTGAAAAGATATTCACGGAGTCATCggccctgctgagacaccagcgggttcacactggagagaggccattcacctgctctgtgtgtgggaaggaatttacTGAGTCATCaatcctgctgagacaccagcgagttcacactggggagaggcctttcacctgctctgtgtgtgggaagggattcactcaatcatccaaccttgtgagacaccagcgagttcacaagtga